In one Agrobacterium vitis genomic region, the following are encoded:
- a CDS encoding carbohydrate ABC transporter permease, with protein sequence MTGSLLIYAALVFWAFISLFPIYWTITTSFKTAVNVTQGHLIPFVDFTPDWKGWRSLGLSPDTIFVASTVRDEFMRRFFNSVVASAGASFLAVVIGSLAAYGLSRFSYKFLWLRNKDISFFFLSQLILPPVVLAMPFLVLYKHLMLLDTLTGLVLVYTLMVLPIVIWIMRDQFDTIPVELEQAALVDGCSIWGAFMRIVLPIALPGMVAAFILSVILCWNEYFFAALLTSSNAKTLPVMVASQTGSQGINWWSMAAIATAAIMPLVLVGIFLERYIVKGLTAGAVK encoded by the coding sequence ATGACAGGCAGCCTGCTGATTTACGCGGCGCTGGTGTTCTGGGCCTTTATCTCCCTGTTTCCGATTTACTGGACCATTACCACCTCGTTCAAGACCGCCGTCAATGTCACCCAGGGCCACCTCATTCCCTTCGTGGATTTTACGCCGGACTGGAAGGGCTGGCGCTCACTTGGCCTTTCGCCGGATACGATATTTGTGGCCTCGACGGTGCGCGACGAATTCATGCGGCGATTTTTCAACAGCGTCGTCGCCTCGGCTGGAGCCTCGTTTCTGGCTGTGGTGATCGGATCGCTGGCGGCCTATGGCCTCAGCCGGTTTTCCTACAAATTCCTCTGGTTGCGCAATAAGGATATCTCGTTCTTCTTCCTGTCCCAATTGATCCTGCCACCCGTCGTGCTCGCCATGCCGTTTCTGGTGCTCTATAAACACCTGATGCTGCTGGATACTCTGACCGGTCTCGTTCTGGTCTACACGCTGATGGTACTGCCCATCGTCATCTGGATCATGCGTGACCAGTTCGACACGATCCCCGTCGAACTCGAGCAGGCAGCCCTTGTAGATGGCTGCTCGATCTGGGGCGCGTTTATGCGGATCGTGCTGCCCATCGCCCTGCCGGGAATGGTGGCTGCCTTCATCCTTTCAGTCATTCTCTGCTGGAACGAATATTTCTTCGCAGCGCTGCTGACCAGTTCGAACGCCAAAACGTTGCCCGTCATGGTGGCCAGCCAGACCGGCTCGCAAGGCATCAATTGGTGGTCCATGGCCGCTATCGCCACCGCCGCCATCATGCCGCTTGTCCTGGTCGGTATTTTCCTGGAGCGCTATATCGTCAAGGGCCTGACCGCCGGTGCGGTCAAATAG
- a CDS encoding RbsD/FucU family protein, translating to MLKNLHPALNADVLHALRSMGHGDTLVISDTNFPSDSVARQTVLGRPLSMANLSAAEAVRVLLSVFPLDTPLQNSAGRMEVMGAPDDIQPVQHEVQVEIDSAEGKPSPMYGIERFAFYDLAKKAYCVISTGETRFYGCFLFTKGVIPPAGA from the coding sequence ATGCTGAAAAATCTTCATCCTGCCTTGAATGCCGACGTGCTGCATGCGCTGCGATCCATGGGGCATGGCGATACACTTGTGATTTCCGATACCAACTTCCCCAGCGATAGCGTGGCGCGCCAAACCGTGCTGGGCCGTCCGCTCTCCATGGCCAATCTATCCGCCGCGGAAGCCGTGCGCGTCCTGCTGTCGGTTTTTCCGCTCGATACGCCGCTGCAAAATTCGGCAGGTCGTATGGAAGTCATGGGTGCCCCGGACGACATTCAGCCGGTGCAACACGAGGTCCAAGTTGAAATCGACAGTGCCGAGGGCAAGCCATCGCCTATGTACGGCATTGAGCGGTTTGCATTCTACGACCTTGCAAAGAAGGCCTATTGTGTGATTTCAACCGGCGAAACCCGCTTCTACGGCTGCTTCCTGTTCACCAAGGGCGTCATCCCACCGGCTGGAGCATAA
- the rbsK gene encoding ribokinase, which translates to MGKGVSILGIFVADTAYLAARLPVVGETITGSGFSVGPGGKGSNQAVAAARAGEGANVSFISKIGRDTFGDLALKTYADAGVLPKLTVMDDQPTGAAFIYVNDKTGDNAIIVYPGAAGTITIEDVEAARQTIETSAIFVTQLEQPSEAAHHGLMIARKAGVTTIFNPAPAEPFPDAIYPLCDYIIPNETEAAALVGFPLDTIEDAKRAGDVLLERGVGAAIITLGSRGVLFHSHDASVAVPAIAAGPVIDTTGAGDAFVGGFAAALADGFTPLDAVRFGCATAGIAVTRRGTAPAMPERSEIEALLRG; encoded by the coding sequence ATGGGCAAGGGCGTTTCGATACTCGGAATCTTTGTTGCCGATACAGCTTATCTTGCGGCCCGGCTGCCGGTCGTAGGCGAGACGATCACCGGCAGCGGCTTTTCCGTCGGGCCGGGCGGCAAGGGCTCCAACCAGGCGGTTGCGGCAGCAAGGGCCGGGGAGGGCGCGAACGTCTCCTTCATCTCGAAGATCGGTCGCGACACGTTCGGTGATCTGGCGTTGAAGACCTATGCGGATGCCGGTGTCCTGCCAAAACTGACCGTTATGGATGACCAGCCGACCGGTGCCGCGTTCATCTATGTCAACGACAAGACTGGCGACAATGCCATCATCGTCTATCCCGGCGCTGCCGGAACCATTACCATTGAGGATGTCGAGGCGGCGCGGCAAACCATCGAGACCAGCGCAATTTTCGTAACGCAGCTTGAGCAGCCCTCCGAGGCAGCCCACCACGGGCTGATGATCGCCCGTAAGGCTGGCGTCACCACTATCTTCAACCCCGCCCCCGCCGAGCCGTTTCCAGACGCGATCTATCCGCTATGCGACTATATCATTCCCAACGAAACCGAAGCCGCCGCATTGGTTGGCTTTCCGCTCGATACGATTGAAGATGCGAAGCGGGCGGGGGATGTGCTTCTGGAGCGCGGTGTCGGTGCTGCCATCATCACGCTCGGCAGCAGAGGCGTGTTGTTTCATAGCCACGATGCCTCGGTGGCGGTGCCGGCCATTGCAGCCGGGCCTGTCATCGATACGACAGGGGCAGGGGACGCCTTCGTCGGCGGTTTTGCGGCAGCGCTTGCCGATGGGTTTACTCCGCTCGACGCGGTCCGGTTTGGATGTGCGACGGCGGGCATCGCCGTTACCCGCCGGGGAACCGCGCCCGCCATGCCGGAGCGCAGCGAAATCGAGGCATTGCTGCGTGGCTGA
- a CDS encoding sugar phosphate isomerase/epimerase family protein has protein sequence MKFATRLNSFASCPKAEWPDLSGKPTMLQMAKRAAKVDGLTDLDLNYPDHVGEDPAVLARQIGDMGLAINGFAMRYYTNPAFKIGAFTNSDPAVRREAIDLTKAGIDAARAAGSRLMTLWLGQDGFDYAFQADYHILWQHEIDGIREVCAHDPECQISIEYKPNEPRSYSLMPDAATTLLAIRDVDMPNLGVTLDFAHVLYADEQPAFAAALIARHSRVLGVHLNDGYAKRDDGLMVGAVHTQQTIELLRQIRKDGYDGAIYFDTFPDMTGLDPVHECEVNIQTVKRMLRIVDRLDQDNRLSGAIDRQDAVSAQAIVQELMLG, from the coding sequence CTGAAATTTGCAACCCGCCTGAATTCCTTTGCCTCCTGCCCAAAGGCAGAATGGCCGGACCTGTCCGGCAAGCCGACCATGCTGCAAATGGCAAAGCGTGCCGCAAAAGTCGATGGGCTAACGGATCTCGATCTCAATTATCCCGATCATGTTGGCGAAGACCCTGCTGTTTTGGCACGCCAGATCGGCGATATGGGCCTGGCAATCAATGGGTTCGCCATGCGCTATTACACCAATCCCGCCTTCAAGATCGGCGCATTCACCAATTCAGACCCCGCAGTCCGGCGGGAAGCCATCGATCTCACCAAGGCCGGTATTGACGCAGCCCGTGCAGCAGGCAGCCGGTTGATGACGCTCTGGCTCGGCCAGGATGGGTTCGATTATGCCTTTCAGGCGGATTATCACATCCTGTGGCAACACGAAATTGATGGAATCCGTGAAGTTTGCGCCCATGACCCGGAATGCCAGATCAGCATCGAGTACAAGCCGAACGAACCTCGGTCCTACAGCCTGATGCCGGATGCGGCAACGACATTGCTGGCCATCAGGGATGTCGATATGCCCAATCTTGGCGTGACGCTGGACTTTGCCCACGTTCTCTACGCCGATGAACAGCCAGCCTTTGCCGCCGCCTTGATTGCCCGCCATAGCCGCGTTCTCGGTGTGCATCTGAACGATGGCTATGCCAAGCGCGACGATGGCCTGATGGTGGGCGCGGTCCACACCCAGCAGACCATCGAGCTTCTGCGCCAGATCCGCAAGGACGGCTACGATGGCGCCATCTACTTCGACACCTTCCCGGACATGACGGGTCTCGATCCCGTCCACGAATGCGAGGTCAATATCCAGACCGTCAAGCGCATGCTGCGGATTGTCGATCGCCTCGATCAGGACAATCGTCTTTCGGGCGCCATCGACCGTCAGGATGCCGTGTCCGCGCAGGCCATCGTTCAGGAACTGATGCTGGGCTAA
- a CDS encoding sugar ABC transporter substrate-binding protein: MKTMMKLTLATGLAASFLFSAAFAQQLAPLNSDTEKDRMDWSQLEAKFGPFPKLPDGTKAGAVSKTLTNEYWRSLGEGYAAFGKAKNVPVAYQAAQSEGDQLGQLTIAEGMITQGYNVLLVSPQTDSNLQPVIEQAKAANIPVVDVNDAVIPQAEHYVGNVQRDNGVRVAKWFITNRPQGGKVAIIEGQAGVYAAAQRTDGFKSTIGENGKFKIVASVPGNWDRQTSYDAATNILNQHPDLIGFYANNDGMALGVVEAVKAAGLAGKVAVFGTDGISDAYASIKAGELTGTVDSFPVLTGEVAMETALRLVAGQKLPRVVATPQALITADNLARYQGKGVDVRAVLMEDAKAAK, encoded by the coding sequence ATGAAGACCATGATGAAACTGACGCTTGCCACTGGCCTTGCTGCCAGCTTCCTGTTCAGCGCAGCCTTTGCACAGCAGCTAGCCCCGCTCAATTCCGACACTGAAAAAGACCGCATGGACTGGTCGCAGCTGGAAGCAAAGTTCGGCCCCTTTCCGAAGCTTCCTGACGGCACAAAGGCGGGCGCAGTCTCAAAGACACTGACCAACGAATATTGGCGGTCGCTCGGTGAGGGCTATGCGGCGTTCGGCAAGGCCAAGAACGTTCCGGTCGCCTATCAGGCGGCGCAAAGCGAAGGCGACCAGCTTGGTCAGTTGACAATTGCCGAGGGGATGATCACCCAAGGCTATAACGTTCTGCTGGTGTCGCCGCAGACGGATTCCAATCTTCAGCCGGTGATCGAACAGGCCAAGGCCGCCAATATTCCGGTCGTTGACGTCAATGATGCCGTGATCCCGCAGGCCGAGCACTATGTCGGCAATGTCCAGCGCGACAATGGCGTGCGGGTCGCCAAATGGTTCATCACCAACCGTCCGCAGGGTGGCAAGGTGGCGATCATCGAGGGTCAGGCCGGTGTTTATGCCGCCGCGCAACGCACCGACGGCTTCAAGTCCACCATCGGTGAAAACGGCAAGTTCAAGATCGTCGCCAGCGTTCCAGGCAATTGGGACCGGCAGACCTCCTACGATGCCGCGACCAACATCCTCAACCAACACCCCGATCTTATCGGCTTCTATGCCAACAATGACGGCATGGCATTGGGCGTGGTCGAAGCCGTCAAGGCGGCAGGGCTTGCGGGCAAGGTCGCGGTTTTCGGCACTGACGGTATTTCAGACGCCTACGCCTCGATCAAGGCAGGCGAACTGACCGGCACCGTCGATAGCTTTCCGGTTCTAACAGGTGAAGTGGCCATGGAAACAGCCCTTCGGCTCGTTGCCGGCCAGAAATTGCCGCGCGTTGTCGCAACGCCTCAGGCGCTGATCACCGCCGACAACCTCGCCCGCTACCAGGGCAAGGGCGTCGATGTGCGCGCCGTGCTGATGGAAGATGCCAAGGCTGCAAAATAA
- a CDS encoding sugar ABC transporter ATP-binding protein, producing MVPRLGFETISKSFPGVNALTEVSFDVAPGEIHGLLGENGAGKSTLLRILSGVFRPTSGTVFVDGEAVAFRKPLDARQAGIAMIHQELQQVPHLSVAQNMFLGHSLTRMGGLFVSRREQEQRAAEALSMIDRSIDVSAPISSLKVAQRQIVEIGRALLDKAKVIAMDEPTSSLTPSEFDRLAEVIADLSASGVSIIYVSHKMDEVFRICQRASVMRDGKLVGIVDMKATSEKQVIAMMVGRELMQETHHSFVTDQVRLQASNLSSATKIKNVSFTLKRGEVLGIAGLVGSGRTELLRLIAGVDRLSEGSITIDGKSVSLRNPRDAIAAGIGLVPEERKREGIIPLRPVSLNMALASLPSFSAAGLIRTGKLRASAQDLLKRVNLRPFQLDRPIRLFSGGNQQKAIIARWLAAKSQILLFDEPTRGIDVGAKSEIYQLIEALAREGHSIIVVSSELPEVIRLSDRVLVMREGQIAAEILREQLTESAILAHAIPGASAGATAIAHPA from the coding sequence ATGGTGCCGAGACTGGGATTTGAAACAATCTCCAAGAGCTTTCCGGGCGTCAACGCGCTGACGGAGGTGAGCTTTGACGTCGCTCCCGGAGAAATTCACGGCCTGCTGGGTGAAAACGGCGCGGGAAAATCAACGCTTCTGCGCATTTTGTCCGGTGTCTTCCGCCCAACCTCCGGCACTGTTTTCGTCGATGGCGAAGCTGTCGCGTTTCGCAAGCCGCTGGATGCAAGACAGGCTGGCATTGCGATGATCCATCAGGAACTTCAACAGGTTCCGCATCTGAGTGTTGCCCAGAACATGTTTCTTGGCCATTCACTGACCCGCATGGGCGGGCTTTTCGTTTCGCGCCGGGAGCAGGAGCAGCGAGCCGCCGAAGCGCTGTCGATGATCGACCGCAGCATCGACGTCTCCGCACCCATCTCCAGCCTGAAAGTCGCGCAGCGACAGATTGTCGAGATCGGCCGCGCCCTGCTCGACAAGGCCAAGGTCATCGCCATGGATGAGCCGACCTCCAGCTTGACGCCGAGCGAGTTCGACCGGCTGGCTGAGGTGATTGCCGATCTCTCGGCCAGTGGCGTGTCGATTATTTATGTTTCACATAAGATGGACGAGGTTTTCCGCATCTGCCAACGCGCCAGCGTCATGCGGGATGGCAAACTCGTTGGCATCGTTGATATGAAAGCCACATCGGAAAAACAGGTCATCGCCATGATGGTCGGGCGTGAACTGATGCAGGAAACCCATCATTCCTTCGTGACCGATCAGGTCAGGCTGCAAGCCAGCAATCTGTCCTCAGCCACCAAGATCAAAAATGTCTCCTTCACCCTGAAAAGGGGTGAAGTGCTAGGCATTGCTGGGCTGGTCGGCTCGGGGCGCACGGAATTGCTGCGCCTGATCGCCGGGGTCGATCGTCTGAGCGAGGGGTCTATTACCATCGATGGCAAGAGTGTCAGCCTGCGCAATCCCCGTGACGCAATCGCGGCAGGAATCGGCCTTGTGCCGGAAGAGCGCAAGCGCGAAGGCATCATCCCTTTGCGTCCGGTCAGTTTGAACATGGCGCTCGCCTCGCTTCCCAGCTTTTCCGCTGCCGGTCTGATCCGCACCGGAAAACTGCGCGCCAGCGCGCAGGATTTGTTGAAGCGGGTCAACCTGCGGCCATTTCAGCTTGATCGCCCTATCCGTCTGTTCAGCGGCGGCAACCAGCAAAAGGCCATTATTGCCCGCTGGCTGGCGGCCAAATCGCAAATCCTGCTGTTCGATGAGCCGACACGCGGCATCGATGTCGGGGCAAAATCCGAGATTTACCAATTGATCGAAGCCCTGGCCCGCGAAGGCCATTCGATCATCGTCGTCTCCTCCGAGCTTCCCGAAGTCATCCGGCTCTCCGACCGGGTCCTGGTGATGCGGGAAGGGCAGATCGCGGCTGAAATCTTGCGCGAACAGCTGACGGAAAGTGCCATTCTCGCCCACGCCATTCCAGGAGCGAGTGCCGGTGCTACCGCCATCGCACATCCTGCATAA
- a CDS encoding ABC transporter permease, with protein sequence MTASSSAASQSVPTFRRFSVSLRDAGTLIGLIVIMAVFAALVPGFLSERNLTNILQQSSINACLALGMTLVIISGGIDLSVGPTAAIAAVMTATLLLGGTPIPLAILAGLGVGAVCGFINGVLVAYIGLQPFIVTLGTLSTYRAIALIFTGGNPVLGIPPGFRALFNGTLIGLPIPVLIVAGVSVAAWVLLKKTPIGEYLMAVGGNEEAAYVAGVPIARTKITAYVISGGLAALASLILIGRLGAAEPILGNLWELDAIAAAAIGGASLMGGKGSIVGTILGAIILGAMRNGLTLMNVQAFYQLLATGLIILVAMMIDRATRGRE encoded by the coding sequence ATGACCGCCTCTTCATCCGCCGCCAGCCAATCGGTCCCGACCTTTCGCCGGTTTTCCGTCTCGTTGCGTGATGCCGGAACGCTGATTGGCCTCATCGTCATCATGGCGGTATTTGCAGCGCTCGTTCCCGGCTTCCTGTCGGAGCGCAACCTGACCAATATTCTCCAGCAATCCAGCATCAATGCCTGCCTGGCACTGGGCATGACGCTAGTGATCATTTCAGGCGGCATCGATCTATCGGTCGGGCCGACCGCTGCCATTGCCGCCGTAATGACCGCGACGCTGCTGCTGGGCGGCACGCCCATTCCTTTGGCGATTCTCGCCGGGCTTGGCGTCGGCGCGGTATGCGGCTTCATCAATGGTGTGCTTGTCGCCTATATTGGCCTGCAACCCTTCATCGTGACGCTGGGGACACTGAGCACCTACCGAGCCATCGCGCTGATCTTCACCGGCGGCAATCCGGTGCTGGGCATTCCGCCCGGTTTTCGGGCGCTGTTCAATGGAACCCTGATCGGCCTGCCAATCCCGGTGTTGATCGTTGCCGGGGTGTCGGTCGCCGCCTGGGTGCTGCTGAAGAAGACGCCCATTGGCGAATACCTGATGGCGGTTGGCGGCAATGAGGAAGCCGCTTACGTGGCAGGCGTTCCAATCGCCCGTACCAAGATTACCGCCTATGTGATTTCCGGCGGGCTCGCCGCACTCGCCTCTCTCATCCTGATTGGCCGTCTTGGCGCAGCCGAGCCCATTCTCGGCAATCTCTGGGAGCTGGATGCAATTGCAGCAGCGGCGATTGGCGGTGCATCGCTGATGGGCGGCAAGGGCAGTATTGTCGGCACCATTCTTGGCGCCATTATCCTGGGTGCCATGCGCAATGGTTTGACGCTGATGAATGTCCAGGCCTTCTATCAACTGCTCGCCACCGGCCTTATAATCCTCGTCGCAATGATGATTGATCGCGCGACAAGGGGACGGGAATGA
- a CDS encoding MurR/RpiR family transcriptional regulator, producing MNADGFDMKAVGPRIRMMMPMLTPLEAKVVDTVFGMRDFSEETSLKQIAENAGVSEAMVVKITKKLGFSGFRDFRSSVSQYNRQPTTEMHQELSVDDTSLEIVQKVFRTSIHALEETLAILDMAAFDQAADMIHKARNRDFYGVGGSAQIARDVAHKFLRIGVRASVFDDSHMMLMSAALLADTDVAIGFSHSGNTIAVIEALQLARKNGASTIAVTNYGSSALAQSADVVLCSTAQGSPLMGENAAARIAQLNILDAIFVAVAQRDYQAAERNLDRTMSAVTSKRKDRLP from the coding sequence ATGAACGCTGATGGCTTTGACATGAAGGCGGTGGGGCCGCGCATTCGCATGATGATGCCAATGCTGACGCCGCTGGAAGCAAAGGTCGTGGATACGGTCTTCGGCATGCGTGATTTCAGCGAGGAGACCTCGCTGAAGCAGATCGCCGAAAATGCCGGGGTTTCGGAAGCCATGGTGGTGAAGATCACCAAGAAGCTCGGTTTTTCCGGCTTCCGGGATTTCCGGTCTTCCGTCAGCCAGTATAACCGCCAGCCAACCACTGAAATGCATCAGGAATTGTCGGTTGACGACACCTCGCTTGAAATCGTCCAGAAAGTCTTTCGCACCTCGATCCACGCCCTTGAGGAAACGCTTGCCATTCTGGACATGGCAGCCTTTGACCAGGCGGCGGACATGATCCATAAGGCTCGAAACCGGGATTTCTACGGCGTCGGCGGCTCGGCGCAGATCGCCCGGGATGTGGCTCACAAGTTTTTGAGAATTGGCGTGCGCGCCAGCGTCTTTGACGATTCACACATGATGCTGATGTCGGCGGCCCTTCTTGCCGATACCGATGTCGCCATCGGCTTTTCGCATTCGGGCAATACGATTGCGGTGATCGAGGCCCTACAGCTTGCCCGCAAGAATGGCGCCAGCACCATTGCCGTGACCAATTACGGTTCCTCCGCGCTCGCCCAGTCCGCCGACGTGGTCTTGTGTTCCACCGCACAAGGCTCGCCTTTGATGGGGGAGAATGCCGCGGCGCGCATCGCGCAGCTCAATATTCTCGACGCCATTTTCGTCGCCGTCGCCCAGCGCGACTATCAGGCCGCCGAGCGCAATCTCGACCGCACCATGTCCGCCGTCACCTCCAAACGCAAAGATCGCCTTCCATGA
- a CDS encoding ribokinase codes for MTSSPIVTVFGSLHYDIAVFGPDRPRQGETVAGTSWHPKSGGKGGNQAVSAAQAGVSTFMIGAVADDDFGRFLLENLKRRQVDDRFVRRNAAASTGMSVAIFDAQGDYGAVIVSGANLTLGDEDVAAAAELLGRTTVLVLQNEIPDAANVAAARAVRQAGGRVLINAAPARTLSADLQNLIDIIVVNAIEAEMLAGVPVVETLDGALEAARMLLANFPDVVVTAGGAGVAYASRGGEEIVLPAVKVKVESTHGAGDMFIGVMAAALATGKSMRDALSLANIEAAKLVATPEAERL; via the coding sequence ATGACATCCTCGCCTATCGTCACCGTTTTCGGCAGCTTGCATTATGATATCGCGGTCTTCGGTCCAGACCGGCCACGTCAGGGAGAAACTGTTGCAGGCACGTCCTGGCACCCCAAAAGCGGCGGCAAGGGTGGCAATCAGGCTGTCTCGGCAGCACAGGCTGGCGTCTCGACATTCATGATCGGCGCAGTTGCCGACGACGACTTCGGACGGTTTCTGTTGGAAAATCTCAAACGCCGACAGGTTGATGATCGCTTCGTGCGGCGCAACGCGGCGGCGTCAACTGGGATGAGCGTTGCGATTTTCGATGCGCAGGGCGATTACGGTGCCGTTATCGTGTCCGGCGCCAACCTGACGCTTGGCGATGAGGATGTCGCAGCCGCAGCCGAACTGCTGGGCCGGACAACGGTTCTGGTTCTGCAAAACGAGATCCCCGACGCCGCCAATGTCGCCGCAGCAAGGGCCGTCCGGCAGGCTGGCGGCCGCGTCCTGATCAATGCCGCACCGGCGCGCACCTTGTCAGCCGACCTTCAGAACCTGATAGACATCATCGTCGTCAACGCTATCGAGGCTGAAATGCTGGCGGGTGTCCCGGTTGTCGAAACGCTCGATGGCGCATTGGAAGCGGCAAGGATGCTGTTGGCGAACTTCCCGGACGTTGTGGTCACCGCAGGCGGTGCGGGTGTCGCCTACGCAAGCCGGGGTGGAGAAGAAATCGTCCTGCCAGCCGTGAAGGTGAAAGTGGAAAGCACGCACGGAGCCGGCGACATGTTCATCGGCGTCATGGCCGCAGCCCTCGCCACGGGAAAATCGATGCGCGACGCACTTTCACTGGCAAATATCGAGGCCGCAAAACTGGTTGCAACACCGGAGGCTGAACGCCTTTAG
- a CDS encoding low affinity iron permease family protein — protein MSEKPSLFSKFSGMIADLTGKPATFVIAVAGIILWAVSGPLFGFSETWQLVVNTGTTIITFLMVFVLQNSQNRDGKAVQAKLDELILTSAAENRFMGIEHLDEKELKRLTRLLKEAAESDPDHALSEKVDHLILDRRTKLRKRE, from the coding sequence ATGTCCGAGAAACCCAGCCTCTTTTCAAAATTTTCCGGCATGATTGCGGACCTGACCGGCAAGCCGGCAACATTCGTCATTGCGGTTGCCGGGATCATCCTCTGGGCGGTCAGCGGTCCGCTCTTTGGTTTTTCCGAAACCTGGCAACTCGTGGTCAATACTGGAACGACAATCATCACCTTCCTGATGGTCTTCGTCCTGCAAAACTCTCAGAACCGAGACGGCAAGGCCGTTCAGGCAAAACTGGACGAGCTAATCCTGACCAGTGCCGCGGAAAACCGGTTTATGGGCATCGAACACCTGGATGAAAAGGAGTTAAAGCGGCTGACGCGGCTTCTTAAGGAGGCCGCCGAAAGCGATCCCGATCATGCGCTCTCCGAGAAAGTCGATCACCTCATTCTTGATCGCCGGACAAAACTGCGAAAGAGAGAGTAA